The sequence AATTTAACACTTAGAAACCAGGAAACTGTTAAACTTGAAAGTAGTATATAGAAGAACAACATCTCCTGTTACAGTGGGCAGAAACAGACTGAGCCAATTTCAGATTTCACCTACAAACTTTCTACCTAAGGATTCatgataaaataaaagcaaaatctccACTAGTCACTCCGAAAACCCAGTGTTTCTACATTTCACACCTAAGTTGTATTATAGCAACTGCCTCCTTGCCTACACTTCCCAGTGCACCCATCCATCACCAGAAGGGATATTCTGATGTGTTTCACACAAGTCTGGACTCCAAAtggccaggagcaggcagagcataAGAGAACTTTTGGTCAGTGCCGAGAGAGGTTACCAATGCTCCGACTCAGCAGACTTTGTTCTGTCTTCTGCTAAGCAAACGGTGCTCATGAGGATCACAAGAGTTAATGCCAGCTGCTCTGGAGGGAAACAGCACAACCATCAGTCAGGGACCGCACCCAGCATAAGATGCTGCAAAAGTTCCAGTGAGGGCTGGCAAAGGGGCAGGAAAACAGGCCCTGTATCCCTGCCATCCCCAAGAGCTCTCAACTCAGACCAGATTTGGTAATACACCTGGATGTGGTCCCCGGCTGGCTCCTGTATGTATTACAGCACTGCCTGAGCCACAGCAGTACTAGAACAAGCCCTTAGGAACCTGAACCaggaggacacagccagggcaagGGCCACTCTCGGGTCCCAGAGCATCAGGCAGGTCagaagaggcagagggagggagcgTGCGTGCCTGAGCCGGCAGCGTGCAGGGACCCAGTAGTGAAACACACACTGCGCGTGGTCAGAGGCAAGGCCGAGCGACGCTCTGCAGGGGCAACAACCAACGCTGCGGCGCAGCCAGAGGGCACCGAGCAGGCCCGGGAGCCCCACGGACACAGGGGCAGCGGTTTCCTCCTCCCAGCGCTTGCCTGCAAACCCCCTCCGCAGGGCCTGCAGGCGGGGGGTCTCCCAGCTCCTCACGACGCCGACGCCGGGCAGGCGGACGCGGACCCGGCCCTCACCGCAGGGCCGCAGGCGGAGGAAGGTCCTCAGGTCCAGCGCCACGGCCAAGGCCACCTACGGGCAAGGAGGAGCGGCGTCAGGGGAGCTGAGGGGAGCCGGGCCGGAGCCAGGGGAGCCGGGCCGGAGCCCCGGGAGCCGGCGGCAGGCTCCTTACCTTGCCGTGCACCACGGCGTGCTCCCCATGGAGGATCACCTTCCCCGGGGCGGAAAGCAGCAGGCTCCGCTCCCACATCGCCCGCAAAGCCGCCACCGCCGACTCAGCCGCCTAACTCCAACCACGCGGACTGACAGCCCCGCTCGCCAATGGGAGCCGCGCTCTGCCCCACCCTCCTTATCCTCGAACCAATAGTCGGGATCCTTGCGAGGGCGGGACATCGGAAAGGCCAATGGGAAGGCGGCGGTGCGGAGTGGTGCGGCACTGGGGTGACAGCGAGCGGGGGCGAAGGGAGGGACGGCGGCCGGCGAGGGTcagggggcggcggcggcggctaCGGCGGCCGGGAGGGATGTTGCGGCGGGCggcaggcagggggctgcgggggctgctggcggcggggcggcggtgGCAGCACAGCGGGGCGGGCAGGTAGGTGAGCGCCGGGATGGGCCGGGGGCCCGGCGGGGTAGGCCCGGCGGGGGAGGGCCCGGTGCTTCCTCTCACGACCTGTGCCCCCACAGCCCCGAcggcgcccccccccgcccgcggcccccgcAGCGACCGGGCCCCGAAGATCTACACGAGGACGGGAGACGCAGGTAGCGCCCGGGGGCGGCGAGGGGGGGACCTCGGGGCAGAGCCCGGCCCGACCCCCGTGGCTCCGCTGGCCGGTCCCGGCCTCTGAGCGCCGCCCCCGGGCCCTTCCCAAAGGCTTCTCCAGCACCTTCACCGGCGAGCGGAGGCCGAAGGGCGACCAGATCTTCGAGGCCCTGGGAGCCACGGATGAGCTGAGCTCGGCCATCGGGTAACCCCCTgtccccgcagcccggcccgccgcggAGGCCCAGCCGTGGCCTGCCGTGGTCTGCGGGAGCCCTGGCCCCGGGCAGGCCGCACCGCTCCCCCCTCTCCCCGTGCCCAAGGGCCTGGGGACacaccccagccccctgctgcGGGGGGTCTTGGGGCAGCACCTCTGTGCAGAGCCGCGCTCCCAGCACCCATCAGGATACGCTGTGCCCGGGTTTCTCTTGAGGGTGGCACTGACAGCCAGGAGTGGCCAAATTTCCTTAGGAAAAACACATATACAATCAtagtcatttttttaatttccagctaactcttcttttcttttttttttttttttaacataggcTTGCTGGTGAATTTAGTAGTGAAAAGGGCCACACGTTTGTTGAGCAGCTTCACAAAGTGAGTATTAATGATAATCCTCACCCATTGTAGTCACATCTGTGCTATTGAAATGTATTCTTAAACTCTTAACATTTAGACACAATGTTCCCGCTGACACGCAGGAATTTAATAAATTTagtattgaaataaatatttaagactCTGACCCTTGATTGCACTCttaaataaatttctttaaCCAAGAAGTAAACTGGTAGAACAGGTAATTAGTTTGGGGCAGACAAACATATCACTAGGTTTATTCAGACCTGTTACTATACATGGTTATGGACACAAGTCTTGTCCCATAGCCTCAGATTTGAAGTCGGGGCAAAGTAACCACGTGGGCATGAAGGCGGGTGATGTGTTCCACTGTGGCAGTCTGTGAATTTTGGTAAttagctgtgctgtgcacaaGAATGCAGAAGGAGCTATAatcagagattttaaaaagctttaccAGACAGTCTCTTTAAGTATCCCGGACTATGGAGAGATGCCCATTTTGGAAGTGGACGTGACATCAAGCCAGCGCTGTCTGCAGCTGTTTgtcactgcttttcttccagaggTTACTGGTTTGGTGTCCTACCAGCAAAGGGATTATGTGAGCACTCCCCAGCCTGCTTTCTGCAAAGTCAGCCAGGGTGGTTTAATGTGCCAGTGAAAACAAGTACATGTGCTAATCTGGCTTCTCATAAAGCAATTAGGGAGCACTTATCTGATCCCccctgccagcaggctgggggatgaTGAACAACAAGGGTAGGATCTTCTTTAATCAGCACAACCAGCTGTCGCCTCCCAGATCTTGCTGCAGTTCTACGGGAGCATCAAAGGCTGGTTAATGAAAGCGCTTCTTATTTTTGTCCTGATTGCCACATCTAGGTCCAGTGTATGCTGCAGGATGTGGGCTCCAACATCGCGACACCTCTCTCCTCAGCCAGAGGGGCTCATTTAAGTAAGCCCCACAGTATCTTTCCTGGGATAACGTTTCTTGAATCACAGCTGTCTTTCTAGACTGGCAATGGGGAGGTTGTTCCAGTATGTGGTAGGTAGAGCTACCCGAGGGCTGCTCCGCAGTGCGTGTCTGGGTGCTGAATGAAGTCACGCATGGCCCCACAGGCTGCTGCGTTCCTGTGACTCAAGCGATACAAGCTGGTCTGAGGTGCTGCCCCAACGCTGACACCCATCCTCAGCTGCTGAATGgggagccagccctgctgtAGCAGGAGGATTTTTTTGGGATGCTTCCTTAGGGCTTACTGATCCAAGAAATATGACAGCAGACCAAAtcacttctgcatttcttttagttgattcctctttttccctctgtagAACGAACGTATTTTAGTGAGAAGCCGGttctggagctggagcagtggATTGACAGTTACTCTGAGCAGCTTCCTCCACTCAGATCTTTCATCTTGCCAGTAGGTACTGCTTATGCCTTTCACTGACTAGGGAAGGCTCTCTTTGTTGGGGTGAATCTGCTCTACCACTTGCTGTGGGAAAGCAGGTTCTGAGACCGTTATTTGCATGgacaaacagcaaaagaaaaacagagagaaggaCCCAGTTGTGTTAAATTTCCCCATCCTACTGCATTGAGATACCTCTTCCCAGTTGCCTAGCCGTAACACAGGGCTCAGTTGTACGCCTGTGTGAGATGTGATAAGCTTTGCTGCAGTTACACAATAAGGTGGATGGCTGTATCTGTTGTTAGCAGACATTGATGCGCTGTTTCATTGTTGTTTCAGTCAGGAGGTAAAAGCAGTGCTGCTCTCCATTTTTCCCGAGCTGTCTGCCGCAGAGCTGAAAGGTGGTGAGTGTTGGCTGTAGTGTAACAGAATAAAATTGATAAAAGGTGATCAGAATGCTGCAATGATAGCAAGTTGTTGCAGTCAGGGCAATCAACCGTAGCTGTATCGCACTCAGCTAGAGCTCGAGTTGAGCTTTGTATGTTTGTATTAGTCAAATTCCAGGAGTGCAGTCAGCAAAAAGCAAGTCTCTCTTTCCTCCCCTGAACTGGGTCATTCCAGCTAAGAACTTCAGAAAGAACAGACAGGTTTACACTGAGATGCATCTACGTGTTCAGCTCCTATCTGGTTTGCTAAATGTATTTTGTAGGCTAGCACACATGGAAGCTGGGGCACTGGCAGGGAAGCTTGTAGTGGCTTAAGATGTTACTGCCCGCACCTACCTTGTCTCACTTCTCTGTTGGAGATGAAAACTCCCCTGGTAAGGTCCGTAGAAGCCAACTCTTGCCTGCTCGTTATGTAAATCACTTCCACGGAAAGTCTCTTGTCTTAGCCTGAACCTGCTCATCAGCAGTTCTAAGTTGCTGGGGGATTCTTTACTGCAGCTGCTGATGTGCAGGAAGATGTTTTTGTGGATGTGCTCTGCTGTGAGAATCGCTACTCTGACAAGATACACTGGAGCAGcatgatcttaaaaaaaactaatCACAGTCAGTGTTTTCTTGTCAAAAGAAAGCTAGAAAGAGCTGTATACCAGTCAGGAGGCAAGGAACAGCTCTGTGCCCTCAACAAAAGGGTCCCTGTTtacctgcagaaaaggaccaTTATCCTGCAAACTACTCCTATTGTTGAGTGATACCCACTAATGAGTATCCTTTAGAGGAGGGGAGCCATTACAAAAATTAGTTGCATCATTTAGCCACCGCACATTCCCCTTGGGGAAGTAAACAGCGTTCACACCTGCCGTGGAGAGTTAGAATGGGGACTTCAGGTGAGGTTGTGGTGTGAAGGTTGGTGCTCCAGTGCATCGCAGTCCTTTGTGCATTCAAGAACTACAAAGCTAAAtacactaattttttttctttttctagcgTGGTTCCTTTAGTACAAGCAGGAGAAGCAGATCCAAACGTGGCCAAATAtttaaacaggtaaaaaaaaaaaacaaaacccaaatcccAAAGCCTTGCTCTATACTACTGAAGCGTGCCTCATGTTGTTCCCTTAGTCTTGGGATAAAGTGGTGGGGTTTTACTTCTCAAGAAGCTTCCCTTCTAGAATAAGATGTTTGAAGTTTCAACAAGCAGCTTGTTGAGAAAGTATTCTTGCAAGGCCTGTATGtttgcaggcactgctgcagggctgagggggTAGTCAGCTTTCTTAACGAGGGCCATTTTGGAAATCTTTTCTCGTGTGGTCTCTGCCTTCCTTCACCTGCAGTTCTTGTGCTGTAATCAGAGTGATTTGCTGTGTAGTTGTGCATTGCTGGATACGAACACACCTGGTGTGAGAAGCGGTTTCATTGCTCTTTCCCTTGGTTTCCAGACTGAGCGACTATCTCTTCGTTTTGGCGCGTTACGCTGCAatgaaggaagggaaggaagagaaaatatatataaagccTGAACCGTAACTGGGAGATGGGATGTTTCTTTCCTTGATCATGGGAAGCTAAATCCAGCAGACTGCTTTCCCCCAtcaaggaagggaaagaaggcaAGCCTGGACTGGAAATGTGAGCTGCCAAGAACTTCCAGCTTAAAATAACTAGGACCTTGTTCATAACTACTGTGAGGGACACAGCTCTTCTGTTCACTGGGCCTTGTCCAAATGCCTTTGTACGACACTGCAGTGATGGCATCAGAGTTAGCTTGCCCTGGGTTGGAGTTGAGGCAGGAGACTTCAAAGAACTACGGCTGATTTTCGAGCAATGTCTTCGTTTCCCTAGGCAGTGGCAGGTGCTGTGGAAAAGCTTTGACAGGACTCTGAggaatgaagaagagaaaacaatcAGCTTCTCTTTGGAAGTCATAATGCTCATATGGAACAGCAACTGGGTAGAGATTCAGGAACTCTGTCCGCAAgctttgaaataataaatgtgATTTACTTGTACCAAAGGGCCCTTAACTGTCATACTTTAATACTGAGCCCAGcgtgcttttcttttttaagttgcTTTCAATCCATCAGCTCTGGCTGAAGCTGAGCTGGGTAGATTTACAGGAATGCACTAGGAATTCGTTGGCTCTGGCTGCCTCTCTTTATGCATGTGAAGAATGTCTGTGCTGACAATCTAGTGCATCCTCTGCCAGGAACTGAGGCTCACACAGGATCGAGGGATTAAAGGAGGAAGGGCCAAATCATACAGGTCGTGTCAAGCTCAGTTTAGATAGCTGGGGCTAACTCCACACCCCTTTGAACGCACAGGTTTGGTCACAGCATCCCCCTCTGGATGCAGGTACCAGCTGAAGGAGTAGAGCCCTCGTTTAGTTTGAGTATCTATCTACTAGGGGTGACTCAAGCCACTAAATTTGCAGATAAAGGGGCTGTGAGGAGTAGCAGGGGCTTGGTGCCTCCTCAGCTGACAGCTAGAGGTGGAAGAGAGAGGCTAGCACCCAAAGGGGCTCGTATCACACATGTTAGCAGCCACATTGACCTCGGGAGTGTCACTGTCACGGAGTCCTCAACAGGGTAGACGAGAGCACGTCCTAGGTCCTAGTCTTAGAGAATTCCTTAGAGAATCTGGCTGCAATTGTCATGATGGCAGAATGCAGAGCTTCAGCAGTGCAGGCAGAAGACATCCTCTGTTCCAGCTTCCTGATGGACCGAAGAGTGCCAAAAAAACATATTCTCTATGTAAACAAGTGCGGTACAGCCAGCTGAATGAGTTAACACCTTGCTACCCACGCTGCCTAGAGAACACAGACATTTACAGTTTTACAGGCAGGTCCAAGCCACTTCCAGCTTGGAAATGTGATTGGGAAGAATACATATCAGACGGGGTCATTTAAGTCTTCCCTGTGTATGGAGGAGCATCATGGCAACCCGTGGGCTGTGAGGTGATCCACACGCATCAAGAGCTCTGCTCTGAGGGTGCCAATTTTAGTGGTGAGAGCTTTTAAGCCAGTCATGCAGCTTGCTCTGTTCAATTAGTTAAGTAGAAACAACCTGAAACTTGCTTCCCGAAAAAAGTCTCTGGCTTTTGTGTTAACTTTTTAATCAGATTGGGGTCAGAGTGAAGAATGCCCAGCACTAATAGATACCGCTGTCTCATTactcaccctttttttttttttttttttttttaaacagatatttCATGCCTATTGTTAATGCACATTTTTCACAGAGTAATTTTCCAAGCCTTAGCCTGTAACACATCCCAATGACAAATGCTCTTGATTTGGACTGTACCGTCAGCTGCAATGTCACATCAGACATTTTCTCAATGCCTGCTCCAGACAGGCCATCCAGTTTTATGATAGCTCTGTCTCAGTGATCACTATTGAACCTTAGGAATCTAGAGGCTTTTCAAGTTTAATTGAATAAAATTCTTTGCAATATAAATTCTTCATGAATGCTATATAAATCAGCTCCGGGATGGATTtatagtattttcttcttttccagctggGGGGAAGAAATCTCACTACTGTTTTGGGACCAAAGCTAGTATTGTTTTGAttgcaaagagaaataaatttagCTACTACACTTAAACATGATATAGAGATTAAATTTATTAGGGTGCACTCAGCTTCCAGCTCCCTCCCGTTCCGTTTCTACCCAAAGACGTCTGTGCAATTGTTTTTGTGGGGCTGAAACGGAGGCAGGCTGGTGTCTGGGGTGACCCTGTTGTTTCAGTTAAGCAGGCACAGTGGGCCAGGGCTTGAATTTAGGAGCGAGCAGAGCTCAGGCTGAGCGTGGTCCCAGCCCCACgcgctgctgcagctcagcagagtTCTGCAGGGGCCATGCTCAGCCCTTGGAGGGGTCACAGCGCGCAGTGTTTGTCCTCTGCTTCACCACCTTGTCGTACAGTGCTCGGCGGTGTAAAAGGGACCTTTCTGTCCTGAATCCTGTCCCCGCGGTACGCAGGGGAGCTGCTTGCCATtaagctgcagcaaggcttgGATCCTCGGGCCCCAGCGCACCCTCTGcactgggctgggagcagaggccAGGGGTGTGGGGACACTGAGGCTGAAGCAGGGACCTTGTGCACCAGTTCAGTGAAGAAGTTCCAGCGTGGCCAAGCTGGCATCTCCTACCGATCACGGAGCAGCGTGCAGTAATGCGTGAGAGCCTGGTGAGACAGCAGGAGTGAAATgtctctgaaatgaaatacaggctttaaaacaaataaagctCCGTTGCTCTGGGTTTGCTTTTCCAAGTCCTTTGTCCCCACCCAGCAAATCTAGCCATACAGCATAGGGATTCCAGTGCCTGCACCTCATTAATATAATGGGAGGAAGGCAGATGCTTTGTCCATACTGACCGTATGCAGAGCCCAGATACATTCCTGCCTAGCAGGGTTCCTTATTTATGATTACGttggagctgccagcacagacATATGTTGCTAAGGGTCGTTTATTCTTGTTTGTAAAATATATGGCTGCTCCTAGCTTACACACTGTCAAAACTGGAAGAACTGGCCCCAAAATCTCTTGCTGCATGATTGGATCAGACGCCTGTACATCTGTTAACGCTGTAGGagctgtaaaatgaaataagttTCACTATAACTCAAGCACCTCTATTACCGCCACGATGTGTAAGCAGCAGAActggctgctgctcttgcaGAAATGACACAAACATACATTTTGCCAAGTCATATGTAAATTCATACGAGGCAGCATTTCCTCTGCTAATGCACAGAAGGAAGGACTCGCACGTGTGTGCCCCCACCTTGACAAGATGCGCTGGCCCCGCAGCATGGGGCTTGGCGTGTTTTGGGGTGCACAGCCCCAGCAAtggggagccagcagcagccctgagctCCTCCCTTCAAGCTGGAGGACCAGAAGGGACTACATCTGCCATCAGGCCATGTCCTCTGCAGTCGCACACTCCTGAAATACCCATTTTGCCTGGAAGTGGTCAAAGGAAAAACCTCCCCACCCAAACAGCTTGTGCTACAGCAGGACCTGGCTAGAAACGGGCACCTCAAGGTGCCCAGAGCTACCGTGCCTGCATCAGACAGAAGCAGGGCTTGTTTGCATTGAGAATCAGCCTGGTTGCATCGAGGAAAGGGCTGTCTCGGTCCCTCAGTtccacctctgctgcagcctggcagaaaGTGCTCACCTCTGTGCCCCGTCCGTGCAGGCAGTGTGCCATAGCTAGTGCTCAAACCATGCCAGGGTGAAGCTGCAGAGGGGTCAGTATCGAAGAATTTGACCTTAGAAACAGCCACAAAAGCGTGTTTCTGAACAACCAGTGAAGTACCACTAACGCAGGAGGCAGTGGTGCCAAGCCAGTGCCACACAGGTCTGACCACTCCATCACCTGCGCAGGTTGCTGACATGCTGCAGGAACTGCTGCATGCCTCAGTAAACGTgagcaaacacaaaaataagcCACAGGAATACCTTATCTCCTCCTGCTCAGGGGTGTGGAGACCAGAGCTCGGCACGccctcctccctctccaccTGAACCTGCAACCAGCTCTGGCATGAAGCACCGGCCGAGAGGTTGTACAAACCTGTGTGATCCAACAGAAGGAATACCAGTCTGGCGTGAGCTGGGGGCTTGGGACAGTctggaggagcagaagaggAGCAGCACGAAGAGCTACCTGCTCCCCAAACACACCTGTGCCTACCCGCATGGCAGCCCCAAcggctgggacccccccagcaTCACTCCCTGCCGGCATCGCCACTGAGGGAGCACCAGCCTCCAGCGATGCTTCCCAGCTCCGTGCCCAGTGTGTGTCTGGTCCCAGCACCACGGCCACGGTCACACTTCGCCTTCAGCCAGCCCCACAGTGTGTGCAGAGCCAGCCCCGGCAAGACGGCGTGGCGCTGGCCCGCCAGGCAGAAGCAGGCATTTTGCAGGCCTGGCTGTTTGCTGCCAGCTTTCTGCCTTGGCAGCATCTgctgtggggtttctttttgctgtttctgacGGCGCCATATGCCTCAGTGTCAAAACAATGGCGCTTGCACACTGACTGGGAGCCCTCTCCCTCGCTCTCCCCGagctccctctccccagcaaaGCCCGGGCACCCACCGGGTGGCCCTGAGCACCATGGTCCCAGGGCGAGCGCAGCACCATCAGCGCTGCCACACACCAAACCTGAACTTGGGGggaagctggagcagctggcacagctcctcACTCCTCCAAGGATGCTTACAGAGCCCGGCAAGGGGAGGAACACCATGCCTGCATTGGTATTAACAACAAACCCCATGTTGGCTCCAGTGGCTGGTCCTTAGGGCAGCTTCTACAATACAGTATTAcgaaaaataataataaaaaaaagaatacaatgCACAGCCTTGCCCCACAACCTCCCATCTCCCTAAGCCTCCCCAAGCCAAAAAGCTTAAGATTCCTCGGTGCGAAGATGCAGAGTTGGCCCCGCTGGCCACCCAAGCCCAGCTCCAGTGGttgcagcagagcctgggggcAGCCAGCTTTGCCACCACCCCCCagttctgcctgcagcagagctcctggAGAAGAGCACTCACCACATGGAGCTTCTGCGCTGCCCACAGACACACgctgctctgctctcctttgCTTGGCTTTCCAGCCTGCGTCCCTCTCCACTCTTCCCACCACTGGGGGTAGAGCACCACTACCCCCAGTGCCTGCCCTGAGCCAGGCTCACTACGCGCTTCGCCCAAGGAGCACCGATATTCTTGTGCAAATACCAACAACCAAAGGCACAGCAACGTGGAAGTCCAAGTAGCAACTCCCCAAGCATATTCCAAGatgcaagaagaaaaccttCAAACAACTCTGCCAGGTCCCTTCAGGCTCAGAGACACTCACAGTGCCTGAAGGAGCTCGCCTCTCAGGGACAACTGGGCACAGGCACCAGGAACCAGCCTGGCCAAAGGGATTTCCCAAGGGACCAGCCCCCTCCATCCCCTGTGTTGCAGCCTCCTGGCAGAGGTACCGGTACCCcaaagctctgcttttccctctgctgcacGCTCTGAGCAGAAGCATTACATCCAGCAATTTCCCTGCCCcttgggaaaggaagaagagacaTCCAATCATCTTACTCATaccaggtttattttttcttttccctgcatttctAATACAAGGGATGTAACCAAGGTCTCCACTGCAGCAAGTCTTCTATAGAAAAAATAGTCATTAATCTCCCATGGCAAACCGATCCCTGCCCTACAAAGAACACCCGTGCAGAAtacagcagtgcaggcagggaccGATA comes from Falco naumanni isolate bFalNau1 chromosome 1, bFalNau1.pat, whole genome shotgun sequence and encodes:
- the MMAB gene encoding corrinoid adenosyltransferase, which encodes MGAALCPTLLILEPIVGILARAGHRKGQWEGGGAEWCGTGVTASGGEGRDGGRRGSGGGGGGYGGREGCCGGRQAGGCGGCWRRGGGGSTAGRAAPTAPPPARGPRSDRAPKIYTRTGDAGFSSTFTGERRPKGDQIFEALGATDELSSAIGLAGEFSSEKGHTFVEQLHKVQCMLQDVGSNIATPLSSARGAHLKRTYFSEKPVLELEQWIDSYSEQLPPLRSFILPSGGKSSAALHFSRAVCRRAERCVVPLVQAGEADPNVAKYLNRLSDYLFVLARYAAMKEGKEEKIYIKPEP